One Salvia miltiorrhiza cultivar Shanhuang (shh) chromosome 6, IMPLAD_Smil_shh, whole genome shotgun sequence genomic window, GCGAATAACgataattaaaatcacgtaggaaatatcaaatatgaaagacaactgatcctagggtagtaaattcattaactaaatctacgtaattaatctattaatcctatgtaccaatttaatccagttatgatgagtgatcacttaattaatcaattactctcgctagagcagcaacgatcgtagattagtaaattctctatctccgttaggtctcaagaaaatctactaactcccaatagatcctaagaatagctccctatgatccacctatctccgctaggtctcaaggttaaaatcatatcatacattcctgaatccgctaaatagttatctccgctaggtctcaaaccgaatagctaaacatgcaaactattggccaaataattcacaagaaatcaagcaccaggaattatgaatcataaactggaaggcacaaaagtattaacaaataaatcacataaattcaatcaactatttacaaaccctagaatcagctaaaggaaactagctagacatagtaaaataaaacataaacatgattaaaaagaacgcaattgtaaaaacgaattatataaaaaccgaataaaaactgaagcagcagcttgaatcttcaatcttgatccaagccttgaaaactagaaagcaataaaattctaaagctataaaactgaaaatatgaatgctagggttcggGTTGgtcaataggtcaaaagaagacctatttatagattacagatttccttcggatcaccatggaagttgccatgcaaagtagaattgtaaaggtaatagaattgtgtgaaataaggcaactctccagctggatgcgcgctccggaaaatactcctactctcgccgaatttgcagctctcgccagaggaacggtgatttctttggcttctcgattccgctgtaatggacttttgcGATTCCACTGTAATGGCTCCCCTCTGACTCTCACTTGGctgctctgactattgactcctctggtgatgacttcgctacactggcttcttgatttcgctgactccagagaaatgattatttctctgactccagagaaatgatgatttctctggcgattgattcctctgcactggtctttgatttctctgattcCAGaagaatggtgatttctctgctctggagatgtcggttcctctgctctggggaccagaacacctagaaaacgccaaattcatccaaaattctccaaaactgcattcttccatctcgaaaacgtaaatctcctgcaaagcataaaatacaccataaacgcaccaatttccagaagattatcttaaaacacgcacatacaaaaccttaaaaatagagtaaattaagcataaatcaggcacaacaattcttatgcctataaccactggtatgcgaatatagtgatttatctttgcaccaatgatcgagtgtctagttcatgtttagtgattcaaactcaagtcagaattgttttgttatttgatttatctacgttcgtatttcagtttaggttggaaacctcgttctgcccataagcacgttatGGTCAGAACCCTGCAGAATACAAacccttttagtgacacccttgcaggaggagttactactcagttccctgtggattctactctggacttaccactagctagtctagttgtgggcacaggatattttatttgcgcggagctcaaacgacggcttcgttaaattggcgccgttgccggggaactgagagcgctcgtaatttcttttttaatttgaatgtgATTTTTGCCTTAATGTATGATTCGTCGTACCAGGAGTGCAGGTAACGAAGACCTTTTGTTCAACACGGAGATTGAGCGACTTGTCCGATTGAACAACGGAAATAGACGCAGGGCTGAACAAGAAGcacgagagagagaaagacaaTTAGAAGAGAGACAGAGATGGCAGAAATTCCGGAACCAGCGAATGATAACACCAATAAGACCCTCCGGGACATGATGTTCCCGAACAACTTGAACCTCCGGCCGTCAGCCATCGTATTACCGgagatcactggaaattgggagCAGAAGCATACACTGATTCAAATTTTGCCCAagtacagtgatatgcccgggGAGGACCCTCAAAGGCACTTCCAGGACTTTGAGATGGCATATGGAACAGTTCGCACCGCCAGTCAAGCACTTGGCGAGTATATCCGACTCCTCACTTTTCTGTTATCTCTATTAGAAGGAGCGGGGGAGTGGTTGTACGAATTTCCCGAAGGAAGAATTCGGACCTGGCAGGAGTTGCAGAGCAAGTTCTTGGAGAAGTGTTTTCCAGCCGCCTGAATCCAAAACTTGAGGACTCGGATAAGCAACATCAAGATTGGATCGGGAGAGATCCTCTACGAGTATTGGGGGAGATTCAAACAAATGTTGGCCAAATGCCCGCAATATCAAATACCAGATCATGACCTTATTCGGTATTTTGTGGGGGGACTTCGAAGGCAAGACAGGCAATGGTTGCACGCCGCCTGTGGAGGATCGATCCTGAACAAATCTGCAGCGGAGGCTTTCAAACTCATAGCCGATATGGCCGAGGAATCAAGGGATGAGGAAGGAACTATAGTCAGAACTGGTCGGGTACCAAACCCTTCTGCCCAAGACGATAAGTTGGATAAGCTATGCAACATGTTCGAGAAATTCATGACGAACCAAGGAACATCCAACCAAGGGACCCCCAATATCCGGAAACCTGTGAAGACATGCCAACTTTGCATGGCAAATTCACATGCAACTgatgaatgtccacaacttttcgaagatgaagaaCTAAATGCTATTGGGCAACAGCCAGGAGGAAATAATGGGGGACAACATCAAAAACCCTTTGAACCTTACAGGCAGCAGTATAACAATCAAGGGTGGAGGCAGCACGAAAACCTCAGGTACGGCAATAACAACTTTTTGGGGCCAAACGAAGGGCAAACGAGCAATCCACCACAATACTCGCAACAACCACAACAGGCCAGAGGGTCCTCCCTGTCAGAACTTGTGCACCAAATGGCACAACAACAAGTGAAATTCCAACAAGAGACCGAAAAATTCATAATGGAGACAAGAGAAGGATTGCAGAATGTGAATGTCCAACTGTCACATCTTGCCCAAGCGGTAGCTCGACTCGAAAGCAAACAAGGGGAATTTCCTTCCCAAGTGGAGGTAAAGAAGGTGAATACTCTGACACTTAGAGGTGGAAAGGAATTACCCAAGGTTGTTAGAAAGAAAAATCAAGAGGAACCAGAGGTCATCGAAGAAGTTGGAATGGGATCGGCAGATGAGGAAGAACTTGCCCAAGAAAGAGAAACCAAGAAGAAGGCAACAAGGAAAGGCAAAGAGAAATTGAGCCAGGCTGAGCCCATAATCCCCTTCCCAGGCAGAATGGCCAATTCCCAGGCAGAATGGCCAAGGaacaagaaaaggaagaacTAACCGAATTGGTGAAAATCTTCAAAAAGGTGGAAGTCAATATGCCCCTTTTGGTCGCACTACGATCTATGCCCAGATGTGCGAAATTCCTCAAGGAACTTTGCACTCGGAAAGTCAAATATACTGACGATGCCAAATTTCAAGTGGGCTAGTCAGTATCCGCAGTCTTACAAAGAGATATGCCCATAAAGTGTGGGGATCCTGGAATGTTCTACATCCCTTGTGTAATAGGAACCATGAAGGTGGAGAAGGCAATGCTTGACCTAGGGGCATCCATCAACGTTATGCCTTTATCCATGTACCAGGACCTGGAGATAGGACCACTGAAGCCTACCCGAGTGGTGATTCAACTGGCAGACAGGTCAAACGTATACCCAGAGGGAATATCGGAAGACGTATTGGTCAAAGTAGAGGAACTCATTTTTCCAGCAGACTTCTATATCCTTGACATGGGGAAGTCAAAAGTACGCGATCCAGTTATGCTTTTCGGGAGACCATTTTTAAAGACTGCCAGGACACGCATcgattgtgatacgggcaaATTGACATGTCAGTTCGAGGGGGAGACAGTGACATTCAACATATATAACGCCATGAAGCACCCAGCTGACACAGAGATGGTGAAAAGCGTCGACATAATTGGTAGAGTTGTTGAGGAGGTCTTGCCCAGAACAACATTCAGGGATCCTTTTGATGTGATAATCCAGAATGGCATCACCGAGGAAGATATTCAAGAGGAACGACTACAAGAGGCGGTAAAGATGCTAAATGCTTCGAGTGAAGGAGTCAACCATACGGAGGCTCTCAACATCCCTACCCTGAAGGAGGAAGACCGATTGGTACCCTCAATCCATAGAGCCCCAAAGCTCGAACTGAAATCTCTGCCCAAACATCTCAAGTACATCTTTTTGGGCGATAATGACACTTTGCCCGTAATCATTAACTTAGAGTTGACACTCGAAGATGAAAACAAGGTCAAGAAAACCCTGGGTAAGTACAAGGAAGCTATTGGATGGACCCTTGCCGATATCAAGGGCATAAGCCCTACAGTATGTATGCACTGCATATTGCTAGAAGAAGATGCAATTCCAGTCCGAGACCCCCAGAGGAAACTAAATCCAGCCATGAAGGAAGTTGTGATGAAGGAGATACTCAAGCTActggatttgggcataatatacccCGTATCCAATAGTAGGTGGGTGAGTCCAGTGCACATTGTGCCCAAGAAGTCTGGCGTACAAGTGGTGGAGAATGAATTCCGGGAATTGATTGCTACAATGTTGTAAACCGGCTGGAGGGTGTGTATTGACTACCGCAAGCTCAATCAgaaaacaaggaaggatcactttcctttgcctTTCATCGATGAGATGTTTGAAAGACTTGCGGGAAAtcaatatttttgttttctggATGGATACTCAGGATATATGCAGATTTGGGTGGCAGAGGAGGACCAAGGCAAAACTACGTTCACTTGCCCTTTCGGCACTTTTGCCTATcggaggatgccatttgggctatGCAACGCCCCAGGCACGTTTCAAaggtgcatgatgagcatattctcgGATCTACTTGAAAACTGCATCGAGGTGTTTATGGATGATTTCACCGTCTATGGGCAAACCTTCGACTCATGCCTAGCCAATCTAGAAAAGGTGCTAAAAAGGTGCGTTGACAagagtttggttttgaattatAAGAAGTGTCACTTTATGGTTAAAGAAGGGATTGTGCTCAGACATGTGATCTCAGGCAGAGGAATAGAAGTGGATAAAGCCAAGATCGAAATTATAGCGAAGTTACCATACCCAACAAACATCAAGCAGTTGCGAGAATTTCTTGGGCATGCTGGCTTCTACAGAAGGTTTGTCAAGGATTTTGGAAAAATCGCTAAACCCATGACAAGGCTGCTCCAAAATGAAGTAAAATGTAATTTTGATGAAGACTGCATGGAGGCTTTCCAGATCTTGAAGAATAATCTGATTTCCGCACTCATAATACAACCTCCAGATTGGGGGATGCCCTTTGAGGTGATGTGCGACGCCAGTGGATATGCCATAGGGGCAGTTCTTGGACAAAAGCGGGGAAAGAAAAGCCATGTCATCTACTATGCCTCAAAGACCCTGAATGGAGCTCAAATCAATTATTCCACAACAGAAAATGAGATGTTGGCAGTAGTGTTCGCCTTCGAGAAATTCAGGTCCTACTTGCTTGGGGGAAAGACCACAGTCTACACCGATCATGCGGTCCTGAAGTACCTTTTGGCCAAAAAGGAGTCTAAGCCCAGGTTGATCCGATGGGTTCTACTTTTGCAAGAATTCGACGTGGAGATTAAAGAAAAGGCTGGAGCACAAAATCAAGTGGCCGATCATTTAATCATGATTGTGAGGAAAGAAGAGGGGGAACCAATCAAGGAGATGTTCCCTGACGAGCAGTTGTTCTATTCTCAAGGAAGAAAGGAAGACCCTTGGTATGCAGACTTGTTGAATTACATATGTTCTGGATATGTGCCCTCCGGGTACACTTATgcccagaagaagaaattagCCAAGGAGAGCAGGGAGCACATTTGGGACGAACCATATTTGTGGAAGTAATGCGGGGACCAAATATTACGAAGATGCATCCCACAAGAAGAGCAAAGAAGCATTCTAGAGTTCTATCATACAAAGGAGTGTGGAGGACATTTTGGGCACAGAGGACTGCAGCCAAAGTATTGGAatgtggattctactggccaaCAATTTTCAAGGATAGTTACACGATTTGCAAGAACTGCCCACAATGCCAACGAGAAGGGAACATAACCaggaggaatgaaatgcccatgGTTCCCATCATGCCCGTGGAAATATTCGACATATGGGGAATGGATTTCATGGGACCCATCCCCAGTTCGAGAGGAAACTTGTACATCCTattttggtggattatgtctccAAATGGGTGGAGGCAAAGGCGTCCCCGACGAATGACTCAAAGGCATTGGTGAGTTTATTGAAAACTAATATTTTTTACAGGTTTGGTGtgcccagagcaatcatcagcgacCAAGGAACTCACTTTTGCAACTTCTCAGTCGAAAACCTGTTCAAAAAATATGGCGTCCAACATCGGGTCTCAACAGCCtaccacccacaagccaatggacaGGCAGAACTATCAAATCGCATTATCAAAACGATCCTACGAAAGACCGTTGGCCCTACAGGGAAGGACTGGAGCTTAAAGCTGGAagatgccttatgggcatatcgCACTGCATACAAGACTCCATTCGGAATGTCACCATATAAAATGGTGTATGGCAAGAGATGTCATTTACCGGTGGAATTGGAGCACAAGGCTTTCTGGGCAGTCAATAAAGTGAACTATGACTGGAACAAGGCAGGGCAAGCAAGAAGGCTAGAGATCCAAGAGCTGGAGGAAATCAGAAGAGAAGCATACGACAATGC contains:
- the LOC130990669 gene encoding uncharacterized protein LOC130990669, with translation MLAKCPQYQIPDHDLIRYFVGGLRRQDRQWLHAACGGSILNKSAAEAFKLIADMAEESRDEEGTIVRTGRVPNPSAQDDKLDKLCNMFEKFMTNQGTSNQGTPNIRKPVKTCQLCMANSHATDECPQLFEDEELNAIGQQPGGNNGGQHQKPFEPYRQQYNNQGWRQHENLRYGNNNFLGPNEGQTSNPPQYSQQPQQARGSSLSELVHQMAQQQVKFQQETEKFIMETREGLQNVNVQLSHLAQAVARLESKQGEFPSQVEVKKVNTLTLRGGKELPKVVRKKNQEEPEVIEEVGMGSADEEELAQERETKKKATRKGKEKLSQAEPIIPFPGRMANSQAEWPRNKKRKN